A genome region from Streptomyces pratensis includes the following:
- a CDS encoding CTP synthase produces MQPTSTTTKHIFVTGGVASSLGKGLTASSLGALLKARGLRVTMQKLDPYLNVDPGTMNPFQHGEVFVTNDGAETDLDIGHYERFLDVDLDGSANVTTGQVYSQVIAKERRGEYLGDTVQVIPHITNEIKHRIRRMATDDVDVVITEVGGTVGDIESLPFLETVRQVRHEVGRDNVFVVHISLLPYIGPSGELKTKPTQHSVAALRNIGIQPDAIVLRADRDVPTAIKRKISLMCDVDEAAVVACVDAKSIYDIPKVLHTEGLDAYVVRKLDLPFRDVDWTTWDDLLDRVHNPDHEVVVALVGKYIDLPDAYLSVTEAIRAGGFANKARVKVKWVASDDCKTPAGAQKQLGDVDAICIPGGFGERGVIGKVGAIQYARENKVPLLGLCLGLQCIVIEAARNLAGITDANSTEFDAATGHPVISTMEEQLAYVEGAGDLGGTMRLGLYPAKLAEGSLVREAYAGEPYVEERHRHRYEVNNGYRAELEKKAGLVFSGTSPDNKLVEYVEYPREVHPYLVATQAHPELRSRPTRPHPLFAGLVKAAVERKVAAQGTGADA; encoded by the coding sequence ATGCAGCCCACATCCACGACGACCAAGCACATCTTCGTCACCGGGGGTGTCGCCTCCTCCCTCGGCAAGGGTCTGACTGCCTCCAGCCTGGGTGCCCTGCTCAAGGCACGTGGCCTTCGGGTCACCATGCAGAAGCTCGACCCCTACCTCAACGTCGACCCCGGCACGATGAACCCCTTCCAGCACGGTGAGGTGTTCGTCACGAACGACGGCGCCGAGACCGACCTGGACATCGGCCACTACGAGCGCTTCCTCGACGTCGACCTCGACGGCTCGGCCAACGTCACGACCGGTCAGGTCTACTCCCAGGTCATCGCCAAGGAGCGCCGCGGCGAGTACCTCGGCGACACCGTCCAGGTCATCCCGCACATCACCAACGAGATCAAGCACCGCATCCGCCGCATGGCGACCGACGACGTGGACGTCGTCATCACCGAGGTCGGCGGCACGGTCGGCGACATCGAGTCGCTGCCCTTCCTGGAGACCGTCCGCCAGGTCCGCCACGAGGTCGGCCGCGACAACGTCTTCGTCGTGCACATCTCGCTGCTGCCCTACATCGGCCCGTCCGGCGAGCTGAAGACCAAGCCCACCCAGCACTCCGTCGCCGCCCTGCGCAACATCGGCATCCAGCCGGACGCCATCGTGCTGCGCGCCGACCGTGACGTCCCGACCGCCATCAAGCGCAAGATCTCGCTGATGTGCGACGTCGACGAGGCCGCCGTGGTGGCCTGCGTGGACGCCAAGTCGATCTACGACATCCCCAAGGTGCTGCACACCGAGGGCCTGGACGCCTACGTCGTCCGCAAGCTGGACCTCCCGTTCCGCGACGTCGACTGGACCACCTGGGACGACCTGCTGGACCGGGTCCACAACCCCGACCACGAGGTCGTCGTCGCCCTGGTCGGCAAGTACATCGACCTGCCCGACGCCTACCTCTCGGTCACCGAGGCCATCCGGGCCGGCGGTTTCGCGAACAAGGCCCGCGTCAAGGTCAAGTGGGTCGCCTCCGACGACTGCAAGACCCCGGCAGGCGCGCAGAAGCAGCTCGGCGACGTCGACGCGATCTGCATCCCCGGCGGCTTCGGCGAGCGCGGTGTGATCGGCAAGGTGGGCGCCATCCAGTACGCCCGCGAGAACAAGGTGCCGCTGCTCGGCCTCTGCCTCGGCCTGCAGTGCATCGTGATCGAGGCCGCGCGCAACCTCGCGGGCATCACCGACGCCAACTCCACCGAGTTCGACGCCGCCACGGGCCACCCCGTCATCTCCACGATGGAGGAGCAGCTCGCGTACGTCGAGGGCGCGGGCGACCTGGGCGGCACCATGCGGCTCGGCCTGTACCCGGCGAAGCTCGCCGAGGGCTCCCTGGTACGCGAGGCCTACGCCGGCGAGCCGTACGTCGAGGAGCGCCACCGCCACCGCTACGAGGTCAACAACGGCTACCGCGCTGAGCTCGAGAAGAAGGCCGGACTGGTCTTCTCCGGCACCTCCCCGGACAACAAGCTCGTCGAGTACGTCGAGTACCCGCGTGAGGTCCACCCCTACCTCGTCGCCACTCAGGCGCACCCGGAGCTGCGCTCCCGCCCGACCCGTCCCCACCCGCTCTTCGCCGGCCTGGTGAAGGCAGCCGTGGAGCGCAAGGTCGCGGCGCAGGGGACCGGCGCCGACGCGTAA
- a CDS encoding glycoside hydrolase family 15 protein: MAGRIEDYALIGDMQTAALVCRDGTADWLCLPRFDSHAIFAGLLGTEENGFWRLGPARPEGAEPPTADRRRYRGDSLVLESEWDTPRGTVRVTDFMPPRDGAPQLIRIVEGVSGRVPMRSELRMRFSYGRVTPWVHKVDGRTVAVAGPDSVWLDTDAETYGQNLTTYSDFTVAPGDRIAFTISWQPSHHEPPGMPEPESSLEATENFWREWVDQCTYHGPYREAVVRSLITLKALTYAPTGGIVAAPTTSLPEDIGGSRNWDYRYTWLRDAAITLSSLLRTGYREEARAWREWLLRAVAGDPENLQIMYGIAGERELGEAELDWLPGYENSSPVRVGNGAANQLQLDVYGEVTEALHLAHMTGLTRNDYAMGLQLKLISYLEKHWDEPDEGIWEVRGPRRHFVHSKVMAWVAVDRTIKLIESGDAEGPLERWHQLRDDIHRDVCERGYDAERNTFTQSYGSQELDASLLLIPQMGFLPPDDKRVIGTIEAIQRELSTEDGFVLRYPTEGDDAGVDGLEGDEGAFLACSFWLADDLAMIGRVDEARRLFEKLLSLRNDLGLLAEEWDSGLQRQVGNFPQAFSHVPLIDTALRLTASGAYVG; this comes from the coding sequence GTGGCCGGGCGCATCGAGGATTACGCACTCATCGGAGACATGCAGACCGCAGCCCTGGTCTGCCGGGACGGCACAGCGGACTGGCTGTGCCTCCCACGTTTCGATTCACACGCGATTTTCGCCGGACTTCTCGGGACCGAGGAGAACGGTTTCTGGCGGCTGGGCCCCGCCCGTCCCGAGGGGGCGGAACCCCCGACGGCCGACCGGCGCCGCTATCGCGGCGACTCGCTCGTCCTGGAGTCGGAGTGGGACACCCCACGCGGCACGGTCCGCGTGACCGATTTCATGCCGCCGCGTGACGGGGCCCCGCAGCTCATCCGCATCGTGGAGGGAGTGAGCGGCCGGGTGCCGATGCGCTCCGAACTCCGGATGCGTTTCAGCTACGGACGGGTCACCCCCTGGGTGCACAAGGTCGACGGCCGTACGGTCGCCGTCGCCGGCCCCGACTCGGTGTGGCTGGACACGGACGCGGAGACGTACGGCCAGAACCTGACGACGTACTCCGACTTCACCGTGGCCCCCGGTGACCGGATCGCCTTCACGATCAGCTGGCAGCCCTCGCACCACGAGCCGCCCGGTATGCCGGAACCCGAGTCGTCCCTGGAGGCGACGGAGAACTTCTGGCGCGAGTGGGTCGACCAGTGCACGTACCACGGCCCCTACAGGGAGGCGGTCGTCCGCTCCCTGATCACGCTGAAGGCGCTCACCTACGCGCCCACCGGCGGCATCGTGGCGGCGCCGACCACCTCCCTGCCGGAGGACATCGGCGGCTCGCGGAACTGGGACTACCGATACACCTGGCTGCGGGACGCGGCCATCACGCTGTCCTCGCTGCTGCGCACGGGGTACCGCGAGGAGGCCCGCGCCTGGCGCGAGTGGCTGCTGCGGGCCGTCGCGGGTGACCCGGAGAACCTGCAGATCATGTACGGCATCGCGGGTGAGCGGGAGCTCGGCGAGGCGGAGCTGGACTGGCTGCCCGGTTACGAGAACTCCAGCCCGGTCCGGGTCGGCAACGGCGCGGCGAACCAGCTCCAGCTCGACGTGTACGGGGAGGTCACCGAGGCGCTGCACCTGGCGCACATGACGGGGCTGACCCGCAACGACTACGCGATGGGCCTCCAGCTCAAGCTGATCAGCTATCTGGAGAAGCACTGGGACGAGCCGGACGAGGGCATCTGGGAGGTGCGCGGGCCGCGCCGGCACTTCGTGCACTCCAAGGTGATGGCCTGGGTCGCCGTCGACCGCACGATCAAGCTGATCGAGTCCGGGGACGCGGAGGGGCCGCTGGAGCGGTGGCACCAGCTGCGTGACGACATCCACCGTGATGTCTGCGAGCGGGGCTACGACGCCGAGCGCAACACCTTCACCCAGTCCTACGGCTCCCAGGAGCTGGACGCGTCACTGCTCCTGATTCCCCAGATGGGCTTCCTGCCCCCCGACGACAAGCGCGTCATCGGCACGATCGAGGCGATCCAGCGGGAGCTGTCCACGGAGGACGGTTTCGTCCTGCGCTATCCCACCGAGGGCGACGACGCGGGTGTCGACGGCCTGGAGGGCGACGAGGGGGCGTTCCTGGCCTGCTCGTTCTGGCTGGCCGACGACCTGGCGATGATCGGCCGGGTCGACGAGGCCCGCCGGCTCTTCGAGAAGCTGCTGTCCCTCCGCAACGACCTCGGTCTGCTGGCGGAGGAATGGGACTCCGGGCTCCAGCGCCAGGTGGGGAACTTCCCGCAGGCGTTCAGCCATGTGCCGCTGATCGACACGGCGCTGCGGCTGACGGCGAGCGGGGCGTACGTGGGCTGA
- a CDS encoding FAD-binding oxidoreductase, with translation MTPRTSVPDAAAAGLRPDFGGEIHVRGGPGYDEARTVFNSMIDRRPAVVAQCAAEADVSRALRFARDEGLEVAVRGGGHSVAGMALSEGGLVVDLRRMRAVEVDRDARSARVGGGAVMSDLDRATQPYALATTGGRVSTTGVGGFTLGGGSGWLERGFGLACDNLLAADLVTADGGTVHASADENPELFWALHGGGGNFGVVTSLTLRLHDLPAMSMALLLLRPENGPEAVRTFRDVMESAPDAAGGACIYITGPPEEWVPEALVGRLVCGVLVTYAGTEAELRGVAAPLLALEREAEVIDAIGYADLQCMLDDPPGMRNYWSAEYLDGFPDEATAAFCAGAATLPVPSNSQHVLFPMGGAVARGPADYPLPWRSSPWAVHPFGVWENAADDEQVKGWVREVRAAMNPWASGAVYLNFIGREGQERVVAGFGERAYERLSRVKAEYDPDNVFHLNHNVKPAVAMV, from the coding sequence ATGACGCCCCGAACCTCCGTGCCGGACGCCGCGGCGGCCGGCCTCCGCCCCGATTTCGGCGGTGAGATCCACGTACGCGGCGGCCCGGGCTACGACGAGGCCCGCACCGTCTTCAACAGCATGATCGACCGCAGACCCGCGGTGGTGGCCCAGTGTGCCGCCGAGGCGGATGTCTCGCGGGCGCTGCGCTTCGCACGCGACGAGGGCCTCGAGGTCGCCGTTCGCGGCGGCGGTCACAGCGTGGCGGGCATGGCCCTGAGCGAGGGCGGCCTGGTGGTCGACCTGCGCCGGATGCGCGCGGTGGAGGTCGACCGGGACGCCCGGTCGGCCCGCGTGGGCGGCGGCGCCGTCATGAGCGATCTGGACCGGGCCACCCAGCCGTACGCCCTGGCGACCACGGGCGGACGGGTCTCCACCACCGGTGTCGGCGGCTTCACCCTGGGCGGCGGTTCGGGGTGGCTGGAGCGCGGGTTCGGACTGGCCTGCGACAATCTGCTGGCCGCCGACCTGGTGACGGCGGACGGCGGCACCGTGCACGCGAGCGCCGACGAGAACCCGGAGCTGTTCTGGGCCCTGCACGGCGGCGGCGGTAATTTCGGTGTGGTCACCTCCCTGACGCTGCGGCTGCACGACCTGCCGGCGATGAGCATGGCGCTGCTCCTCCTCCGCCCGGAGAACGGCCCGGAAGCGGTCCGTACGTTCCGGGACGTGATGGAGTCCGCCCCGGACGCGGCGGGCGGCGCCTGCATCTACATCACGGGCCCGCCCGAGGAGTGGGTGCCCGAGGCCCTGGTGGGCCGGCTCGTCTGCGGGGTCCTGGTCACCTACGCCGGTACGGAGGCGGAGCTGCGTGGCGTGGCGGCGCCCCTGCTGGCGCTGGAGCGCGAGGCGGAAGTGATCGACGCGATCGGCTACGCGGACCTGCAGTGCATGCTCGACGACCCGCCCGGTATGCGGAACTACTGGTCGGCGGAGTACCTGGACGGCTTCCCCGACGAGGCGACGGCGGCCTTCTGCGCGGGCGCCGCCACACTGCCCGTCCCGTCGAACTCCCAGCACGTGCTGTTCCCGATGGGCGGGGCGGTGGCGCGGGGGCCCGCCGACTACCCGCTGCCCTGGCGCTCCTCCCCCTGGGCGGTGCATCCGTTCGGCGTCTGGGAGAACGCGGCGGACGACGAGCAGGTCAAGGGATGGGTGCGCGAGGTGCGCGCCGCGATGAACCCGTGGGCGAGCGGCGCGGTCTACCTGAACTTCATCGGGCGCGAGGGGCAGGAACGGGTCGTCGCCGGATTCGGCGAGCGAGCCTACGAGAGGCTGTCCCGCGTCAAGGCCGAGTACGACCCGGACAACGTGTTCCACCTCAATCACAACGTCAAGCCCGCGGTGGCCATGGTGTGA
- a CDS encoding PucR family transcriptional regulator has translation METEGGITVRRALELPGLRGGLPEVLTCENRLDRTVRWVHAGEAPNIPALLKGGELLLTTGLGLGSRPADQRAFVRKLADRGIAALVVELGPRFDRLPAAIVESARTAGLPLVQLHREVPFVAVTEEIHTEIVNGHYALLQQAEEVHRRCTQAVLGGGGVPQVLGILADFAANPVFLETPDGRLLFAAGPGAGPVGADPLQVWEGLRGARAAREAPPAGAVLVEVPGGGLGAGSVRARLVLLAVSGPLVTVHRMAAERAAGILAVVLMQARQEEEVAARGRGDFLTDLAEGRIAPGDAPAQAGVLGFRPGGDPLLPVVMRLAPESAPSGSWALLARAVTEELSAVGAPVLVGVRPVEGRVPLLLSLRPGTTRPALADRVAAALRAGACRAGLERAGDRAPVVVVVGAAGGWATAGAGLKHAADASTAAQGLGESPWYDARSLDIDLLLWRLREHPDLASFVDRAIGPLREHDRTSRPALLPTLEAYLAHAGRKAEAARDLHLNRQTLYNRLARIGELLGTDLDDPQSVLALSLALRARRHTR, from the coding sequence GTGGAGACAGAGGGCGGAATCACCGTGCGGCGGGCGCTGGAGCTGCCGGGGCTGCGGGGCGGACTCCCGGAGGTGCTGACCTGCGAGAACCGGCTGGACCGTACCGTGCGCTGGGTGCACGCCGGTGAGGCGCCGAACATCCCCGCCCTCCTCAAGGGCGGGGAGTTGCTGCTCACGACGGGGCTCGGTCTCGGGTCGCGGCCCGCCGACCAGCGCGCCTTCGTCCGCAAGCTGGCCGACCGGGGCATCGCCGCCCTGGTGGTGGAGCTGGGCCCACGCTTCGACCGGCTGCCCGCGGCGATCGTGGAGTCGGCCCGGACGGCGGGGCTGCCCCTCGTACAGCTGCACCGCGAGGTGCCGTTCGTGGCGGTGACCGAGGAGATCCACACCGAGATCGTCAACGGCCACTACGCCCTGCTCCAGCAGGCGGAGGAGGTCCACCGACGGTGTACGCAGGCGGTGCTCGGCGGCGGTGGGGTGCCGCAGGTGCTGGGGATCCTGGCGGACTTCGCCGCGAACCCGGTCTTCCTGGAGACCCCGGACGGACGGCTGCTGTTCGCCGCGGGGCCCGGGGCCGGGCCGGTGGGCGCGGATCCGTTGCAGGTCTGGGAGGGGCTGCGCGGTGCACGTGCGGCCCGTGAGGCGCCGCCGGCCGGCGCGGTCCTGGTGGAGGTGCCGGGAGGAGGGCTCGGAGCCGGCTCGGTGCGGGCCCGGCTGGTGCTGCTCGCGGTGTCGGGACCGCTGGTGACGGTGCACCGGATGGCGGCCGAGCGGGCGGCGGGAATCCTGGCGGTCGTGCTGATGCAGGCACGTCAGGAGGAGGAGGTGGCGGCGCGGGGACGCGGTGACTTCCTCACGGATCTCGCGGAGGGCCGGATCGCTCCCGGGGACGCACCCGCGCAGGCCGGGGTGCTGGGGTTCAGACCGGGCGGGGATCCGCTTCTGCCGGTGGTGATGCGGCTCGCCCCCGAGTCGGCGCCCTCGGGCAGCTGGGCCCTGCTGGCCAGGGCCGTGACGGAGGAGCTGTCGGCGGTGGGCGCACCGGTTCTCGTGGGGGTACGACCGGTGGAAGGCCGGGTTCCGCTGTTGCTGTCGCTGCGCCCCGGGACCACGCGCCCGGCACTCGCGGACCGGGTGGCGGCGGCGCTGCGGGCAGGGGCCTGCCGTGCGGGCCTGGAGCGGGCCGGGGACCGCGCGCCCGTCGTGGTGGTGGTCGGGGCCGCGGGCGGCTGGGCGACGGCGGGAGCGGGGCTCAAGCACGCGGCGGACGCCTCGACGGCCGCGCAGGGGCTCGGGGAGAGCCCTTGGTACGACGCGCGCAGCCTGGACATCGATCTGCTGCTGTGGCGGCTGCGGGAGCATCCGGATCTGGCGTCCTTCGTGGACCGGGCGATCGGGCCGCTGCGCGAGCACGACCGGACGTCGCGTCCCGCCCTGCTGCCCACGCTGGAGGCGTACCTCGCCCACGCGGGCCGCAAGGCGGAAGCGGCCCGCGACCTGCATCTGAACCGGCAGACGCTCTACAACCGGCTCGCCCGCATCGGCGAGCTTCTCGGCACCGACCTGGACGATCCGCAGTCGGTGCTGGCCCTGAGCCTGGCCCTGCGGGCCCGCCGCCACACCCGGTGA
- a CDS encoding glycosyltransferase family 4 protein gives MSQLRTVQVLGGGAGSSAHVSSLAAGLVARGVQVTVCAPAGTGRAHGLPATGARFVAVPRRSDPAAVAALRTACTGADIVHAHGLHAAVRAGIALSGRETPLVVTWHTRAHAEGTRGRLLRLLERRAARAAAIVLGTSWDLVDRARRRGARDARLAPAAIPASRFPGAPDDGKARAELGAVGRPLLVTVAQHDHDALLDAAREWRALDPVPLLAVVGEGARTGALRRRIAAEGLPVVLAGGSDDIGELLAAADIAVLSGRGEAGPLLAQEALRLGIPLVAARADGLPELVGDAAELVPYGNAEALAGAVVRLLGDPRRRERLADSGRAQAAGWPTEDDTIAHVLSVYDELAQPLAAARA, from the coding sequence GTGTCACAGCTGCGTACGGTCCAAGTCCTGGGCGGCGGTGCCGGAAGCAGCGCTCATGTCAGCTCGCTCGCCGCAGGCCTGGTCGCCAGAGGCGTGCAGGTCACCGTCTGCGCCCCGGCCGGTACCGGCCGGGCCCACGGTCTTCCCGCGACGGGCGCCCGCTTCGTGGCGGTGCCCCGGCGCAGTGACCCGGCGGCCGTCGCCGCGCTCCGCACCGCCTGCACCGGCGCGGACATCGTCCACGCCCACGGGCTGCACGCCGCCGTCCGCGCCGGGATCGCCCTCAGCGGCCGGGAGACCCCGCTCGTCGTGACATGGCACACCCGTGCCCACGCCGAGGGCACCCGGGGCCGGCTGCTGAGGCTGCTGGAACGAAGGGCCGCCCGCGCCGCCGCGATCGTGCTGGGCACCTCGTGGGATCTGGTCGACCGGGCCCGCCGCCGGGGCGCCAGGGACGCCCGCCTCGCGCCGGCCGCCATCCCCGCGAGCCGTTTCCCCGGGGCTCCCGACGACGGCAAGGCGCGCGCCGAACTGGGCGCGGTCGGCAGGCCGTTGCTCGTCACTGTGGCTCAGCACGACCACGACGCGCTGCTGGACGCGGCGCGCGAGTGGCGCGCGCTGGATCCGGTGCCCCTGCTGGCGGTCGTGGGGGAGGGGGCCCGGACCGGTGCGCTGCGGCGCCGGATCGCGGCGGAGGGGCTGCCCGTCGTCCTCGCCGGCGGATCGGACGACATCGGTGAACTCCTCGCCGCCGCCGACATCGCCGTACTGTCCGGACGCGGGGAGGCGGGGCCGCTGCTCGCCCAGGAGGCCCTGCGGCTCGGCATCCCGCTGGTCGCGGCCCGCGCCGACGGGCTGCCCGAGCTCGTCGGGGACGCGGCCGAACTGGTTCCGTACGGGAACGCGGAGGCGCTGGCCGGTGCCGTCGTGCGGCTCCTCGGTGACCCCCGACGGCGGGAGCGGCTCGCCGACTCGGGGCGCGCACAGGCCGCGGGCTGGCCGACCGAGGACGACACGATCGCCCATGTGCTTTCCGTCTACGACGAGTTGGCGCAGCCCTTGGCGGCCGCCAGAGCTTGA
- the recN gene encoding DNA repair protein RecN encodes MSVLEEMRIRSLGVIDDAVVELSPGFTAVTGETGAGKTMVVTSLGLLLGGRADPALVRLGAKAAVVEGRITVSPGDSAAVRAEEAGGEVEDGALIISRTVSAEGRSRAHLGGRSVPVGVLTELADELVAVHGQTDQQGLLKPARQRQALDRYAGDGVEVPHGRYAAAYRRLRAVVTELDELTTRARERAQEADLLRFGLDEVAAVEPLAGEDTELAAEAERLGHAEALASAAALAHSALAGDPEDQEGVDANTVVAAAGRSLDAVRAHDPALAALADRIGEISILLADVAGELAGYADQLDADPLRLAAVEERRAALTALTRKYGEDITSVLAWAEEGASRLTELEGDDERIGELTAERDALRAELSVLGQELTDARTEAAARFAAAVTEELASLAMPHARVSFAIRQAEAPDEESGIDIGGRSVLYGPSGADEVELLLAPHPGAQPRPIAKGASGGELSRVMLAVEVVFAGSDPVPTYLFDEVDAGVGGKAAVEVGRRLAKLARSAQVVVVTHLPQVAAFADRQLLVEKTVDGSVTRSGVTVLEGEDRVRELSRMLAGQEDSETARAHAEELLETARADG; translated from the coding sequence ATGTCCGTGTTGGAGGAGATGCGGATACGGTCGCTCGGAGTCATCGACGACGCGGTGGTGGAGCTGTCACCCGGTTTCACCGCGGTGACGGGTGAGACCGGCGCGGGCAAGACCATGGTCGTCACGAGCCTCGGGCTGCTGCTCGGCGGGCGCGCCGACCCCGCCCTGGTGCGGCTCGGTGCCAAGGCGGCGGTCGTCGAGGGGCGGATCACGGTGTCCCCGGGCGACTCGGCGGCGGTGCGCGCCGAGGAGGCCGGGGGCGAGGTCGAGGACGGCGCGCTGATCATCAGCCGTACCGTCTCGGCGGAAGGACGCTCGCGAGCCCATCTCGGGGGCAGATCCGTGCCTGTGGGAGTCCTCACCGAGCTCGCCGACGAACTCGTCGCCGTACACGGCCAGACCGACCAGCAGGGGCTGCTCAAGCCCGCACGGCAGCGGCAGGCTCTCGACCGTTACGCCGGCGACGGCGTAGAGGTCCCGCACGGCAGGTACGCGGCGGCCTACCGGCGGCTGCGCGCGGTCGTCACCGAGCTGGACGAGCTGACCACCCGGGCCAGGGAACGTGCCCAGGAAGCTGATCTGCTGCGCTTCGGCCTCGACGAGGTCGCCGCGGTGGAGCCGCTCGCCGGGGAGGACACCGAACTCGCCGCGGAGGCTGAGCGGCTCGGCCACGCCGAGGCGCTCGCCTCCGCCGCCGCCCTGGCCCATTCGGCGCTGGCGGGCGATCCTGAGGACCAGGAGGGCGTGGACGCCAACACCGTCGTCGCGGCCGCAGGACGGTCTCTGGACGCCGTACGGGCCCACGACCCGGCGCTGGCCGCGCTCGCCGACCGGATCGGCGAGATCTCGATCCTGCTCGCCGACGTCGCCGGGGAACTCGCCGGATACGCCGATCAGCTGGACGCCGACCCGCTGCGGCTCGCAGCGGTGGAGGAGCGGCGTGCCGCGCTCACCGCGCTCACCCGCAAGTACGGCGAGGACATCACCTCCGTGCTCGCCTGGGCGGAGGAGGGCGCCTCCCGGCTCACCGAGCTGGAGGGCGACGACGAGCGCATCGGCGAGCTGACGGCGGAGCGTGACGCGCTGCGCGCCGAGCTCTCCGTCCTCGGACAGGAGCTGACCGACGCGCGGACGGAGGCGGCGGCACGCTTCGCCGCCGCCGTCACGGAGGAGCTGGCATCGCTCGCGATGCCGCACGCCCGGGTCTCCTTCGCCATCCGGCAGGCCGAGGCGCCCGACGAGGAGTCCGGCATCGACATCGGCGGCCGGAGCGTGCTCTACGGGCCGTCCGGGGCCGACGAGGTGGAGCTCCTGCTGGCGCCGCACCCCGGTGCCCAGCCCAGGCCGATCGCCAAGGGCGCTTCGGGCGGTGAGCTGTCCCGGGTGATGCTCGCCGTCGAGGTGGTCTTCGCCGGCTCCGATCCCGTGCCGACGTACCTCTTCGACGAGGTCGACGCGGGGGTCGGCGGCAAGGCGGCCGTGGAGGTCGGCCGGCGGCTGGCGAAGCTCGCCCGGTCCGCCCAGGTCGTCGTGGTCACCCACCTGCCGCAGGTGGCGGCTTTCGCCGACCGGCAGCTGCTGGTCGAGAAGACCGTGGACGGATCGGTCACCAGGAGCGGCGTCACGGTCCTGGAGGGCGAGGACCGGGTGCGTGAGCTCTCCAGGATGCTGGCGGGGCAGGAGGACTCGGAGACCGCCCGGGCGCACGCCGAGGAACTGCTGGAGACCGCGCGGGCCGACGGATAG
- a CDS encoding NAD kinase, producing MTTHAAQSGNAERPGRAERPGDAEQPGNPERVVFLLAHTGRPAAIRSAELVVQGLLRSGLGVRVLAVEAEDLPLPQSVVTVTDATPAAVDGCELLIVLGGDGTLLRGAEISRASGVPMLGVNLGRVGFLAEAERDDLDKVVDRVVTRAYQVEERMTLDVLVHSNGDVVHSDWALNEAAVQKVSPERMLEVVLEIDGRPVTGFGCDGIVCATPTGSTAYAFSAGGPVVWPEVEALLMVPISAHALFAKPLVTSPDSVLAVEVQPHTPHGVLWCDGRRTVELPAGARVEVRRGAVPVRLARLHQASFTDRLVAKFALPVQGWRGAPH from the coding sequence TTGACGACGCATGCGGCACAATCCGGGAACGCGGAACGGCCCGGGAGAGCTGAACGACCCGGGGACGCCGAGCAGCCCGGGAACCCGGAACGCGTCGTCTTCCTGCTGGCGCACACCGGCCGCCCGGCGGCGATCCGCAGTGCCGAGCTGGTCGTGCAGGGCCTCCTCCGGAGCGGCCTCGGCGTCCGGGTGCTCGCCGTGGAGGCCGAGGACCTGCCGCTGCCGCAGTCCGTGGTGACGGTCACCGACGCCACCCCCGCGGCCGTCGACGGGTGCGAACTGCTGATCGTGCTCGGAGGGGACGGGACACTGCTGCGGGGTGCCGAGATCTCCCGTGCCTCCGGCGTGCCGATGCTCGGCGTCAACCTCGGACGGGTCGGCTTCCTCGCAGAGGCCGAGCGTGACGACCTGGACAAGGTCGTCGACCGGGTCGTCACCCGTGCTTACCAGGTCGAGGAGCGGATGACGCTCGACGTCCTCGTCCACAGCAACGGCGACGTCGTCCACTCCGACTGGGCGCTCAACGAGGCCGCCGTGCAGAAGGTCTCGCCCGAGCGGATGCTCGAGGTCGTCCTGGAGATCGACGGCCGCCCGGTGACCGGCTTCGGATGCGACGGGATCGTCTGCGCCACTCCGACCGGGTCGACGGCGTACGCCTTCTCGGCGGGCGGGCCCGTCGTGTGGCCGGAGGTGGAGGCCCTGCTCATGGTGCCGATCAGCGCGCACGCGCTGTTCGCGAAGCCGCTGGTGACCTCGCCCGACTCCGTACTGGCCGTGGAGGTCCAGCCGCACACCCCGCACGGGGTGCTGTGGTGCGACGGGCGCCGGACCGTCGAGCTGCCCGCCGGAGCCAGGGTGGAGGTGCGCCGCGGCGCCGTGCCCGTACGGCTCGCGCGGCTGCACCAGGCGTCGTTCACCGACCGCCTGGTGGCCAAGTTCGCGCTGCCCGTACAGGGCTGGCGGGGTGCTCCGCACTGA